One window of the Perca fluviatilis chromosome 5, GENO_Pfluv_1.0, whole genome shotgun sequence genome contains the following:
- the LOC120558497 gene encoding LOW QUALITY PROTEIN: transmembrane and death domain protein 1-like (The sequence of the model RefSeq protein was modified relative to this genomic sequence to represent the inferred CDS: inserted 2 bases in 1 codon), whose protein sequence is MKVCKLSPLFFFFLLLSSTLGEDTVAEDISVHQLERLVEMLTSTECEELLFALSHPEENIFKHVERLSPQKNQLDLKPRAKRDTSSAADSEAQCRTALTDWMLRYGDQTYYDRLSRALQHIGRTDIAIEVGKNINQDKALSLKRYVEDYHKYVNSLNFPPVQLDTKGQPHEEQKARTRTRRVRDLTWRDLDLIVERAPVAVYQKGPMDAALPLLYGILLGFGGTLLTGVSILAVIVHISXLESSRAVTAGSPGAPAASSRLEM, encoded by the exons TGGCAGAAGACATCAGTGTCCATCAGCTGGAGCGGTTAGTGGAGATGCTGACGTCTACGGAGTGCGAGGAGCTTCTGTTCGCCCTCTCTCACCCAGAGGAAAACATCTTCAAGCACGTTGAGCGCCTCTCACCACAAAAAAATCAACTCGATCTTAAGCCTCGAGCCAAGAGAGACACCTCATCTGCTGCAG ATAGTGAGGCGCAGTGCCGGACGGCCCTGACAGACTGGATGCTGAGGTACGGCGATCAGACCTACTACGACAGGCTTTCTCGCGCCTTGCAGCACATCGGCAGAACAGACATTGCCATTG aagtgGGGAAGAACATCAACCAGGACAAAGCCTTGAGCTTGAAACGCTACGTTGAAGACTATCACAAATATGTCAACTCTTTAAACTTCCCACCGGTACAATTAGACACAAAGGGCCAACCGCATGAAGAACAGAAGGCCAGAACACGAACACGAAGAG taagggATCTGACATGGCGTGACCTGGATCTGATCGTGGAGCGGGCCCCCGTTGCTGTGTATCAGAAGGGGCCTATGGATGCAGCTCTACCCCTCTTGTATGGCATTCTGCTGGGCTTCGGAGGCACCTTGCTCACAGGCGTCTCGATACTTGCCGTCATCGTACACATCTC CTTAGAAAGCAGCAGAGCTGTCACCGCAGGGTCACCGGGAGCCCCAGCAGCAAGCTCACGGTTGGAAATGTAA